A single window of Streptomyces griseoviridis DNA harbors:
- a CDS encoding class II aldolase/adducin family protein codes for MTDILTAPALTPADAAAEEARLRRELAAVYRLVAHFRMTDLIFTHISQRLPGPEHHFLINPYGLLFEEITASNLVKIDLDGNPVEPTPHPVNPAGFVIHSAIHRARPDAHCVLHTHTKAGCAVAAQQGGLLPVNQMSMEFHRRVGYHDYEGVALNLDEQRRLVADIGSHPALILRNHGLLTVGESAKQAFLRMYYLEKACEIQVTAQAGGTPLVLPPEDVCEYSAQQLTGEGESSSDFVDDQAYDLAWGALLRLVERIAPDYKD; via the coding sequence GTGACCGACATCCTCACCGCACCCGCCCTGACGCCCGCCGACGCGGCGGCGGAGGAGGCCCGGCTGCGCCGCGAACTCGCCGCCGTCTACCGCCTGGTCGCCCACTTCCGGATGACCGACCTGATCTTCACGCACATCTCGCAGCGGCTCCCCGGCCCCGAGCACCACTTCCTCATCAACCCCTACGGGCTGCTCTTCGAGGAGATCACCGCCTCCAACCTCGTCAAGATCGACCTCGACGGCAACCCCGTCGAACCCACCCCGCACCCCGTCAACCCGGCCGGCTTCGTGATCCACAGCGCGATCCACCGGGCCAGGCCCGACGCCCACTGCGTGCTGCACACGCACACCAAGGCGGGGTGCGCCGTCGCCGCGCAGCAGGGCGGGCTCCTCCCGGTCAACCAGATGTCGATGGAGTTCCACCGGCGCGTCGGCTACCACGACTACGAAGGCGTCGCCCTCAACCTCGACGAGCAGCGGCGCCTGGTCGCCGACATCGGCTCCCACCCGGCGCTCATCCTGCGCAACCACGGCCTGCTGACCGTCGGCGAGAGCGCGAAGCAGGCGTTTCTGCGCATGTACTACCTGGAGAAGGCGTGCGAGATCCAGGTCACCGCCCAGGCGGGCGGCACTCCTCTGGTCCTCCCCCCGGAGGACGTCTGCGAGTACTCCGCCCAACAGCTCACCGGCGAGGGCGAGTCGTCGTCCGACTTCGTCGACGACCAGGCCTACGACCTGGCGTGGGGCGCGTTGCTGCGGCTGGTCGAGCGGATCGCCCCCGACTACAAGGACTGA
- a CDS encoding serine hydrolase domain-containing protein gives MRKPLDRTALDAALADVHHAGIPGLFAEVRDHDEVWRGAAGVADVVTGRPVTADMRHRVGSVTKTFTAAAVMQLAESGAIGLDRPIGRYLPKLVPGERGAAVTVRMLLNHTSGLAEYLPYAYPSLKGFPALGETGPQSLDDNRFTRFDPVGLIGMGVAAPAVGAPGGAPGVYSNTNYLLLARLLELVTGTTAEQCVTRNVIQRAGLRDTRFPAGAHLDGPHSLLYEAWFGMIDPPRDYSVYDMSWVGAAAALTSTVADLNRFLGLLFAGEIVRPQSLAQMRQTVKVVSQEGRLIDYGLGLQPMEVPGQGTFWGHGGTVWGGGTLAMIRADGLRRLAVAVNTQRWNRLDSSGTPQPHPIDDALTALYLAGL, from the coding sequence ATGAGGAAGCCACTGGATCGCACGGCCCTGGACGCGGCCCTCGCGGACGTCCACCACGCGGGGATACCCGGCCTGTTCGCCGAGGTCCGCGACCATGACGAGGTCTGGCGGGGCGCGGCGGGAGTCGCCGATGTCGTCACCGGTCGTCCCGTCACCGCCGACATGCGGCACCGCGTCGGCAGCGTCACCAAGACCTTCACCGCCGCCGCCGTCATGCAGCTGGCCGAGAGCGGCGCGATCGGCCTCGACCGCCCGATCGGGCGGTACCTTCCGAAGCTGGTTCCCGGGGAGCGCGGCGCCGCCGTCACGGTACGGATGCTGCTCAACCACACCAGCGGCCTCGCCGAGTACCTCCCCTACGCCTACCCCTCGCTCAAGGGGTTCCCGGCGCTCGGGGAGACCGGCCCCCAGAGCCTGGACGACAACCGGTTCACGCGTTTCGACCCCGTCGGACTGATCGGGATGGGGGTCGCCGCGCCCGCCGTCGGGGCTCCCGGTGGCGCGCCCGGGGTGTACTCCAACACCAACTACCTGCTCCTGGCGCGGCTTCTGGAGCTGGTGACCGGTACCACGGCCGAGCAGTGCGTCACCCGGAACGTCATCCAGCGCGCCGGGCTGCGGGACACCCGGTTCCCGGCGGGAGCGCACCTCGACGGGCCGCACTCCCTGCTCTACGAGGCGTGGTTCGGCATGATCGACCCGCCGCGCGACTACAGCGTCTACGACATGTCGTGGGTGGGCGCGGCGGCGGCGCTGACGTCGACCGTCGCGGACCTCAACCGCTTCCTCGGCCTGCTGTTCGCCGGGGAGATCGTCCGTCCACAGTCGCTGGCGCAGATGCGGCAGACCGTCAAGGTCGTCTCCCAGGAGGGAAGGCTCATCGACTACGGGCTCGGGCTCCAGCCGATGGAGGTGCCCGGTCAGGGCACCTTCTGGGGCCACGGCGGGACCGTCTGGGGCGGCGGGACGCTGGCCATGATCCGCGCGGACGGCCTGCGGCGGCTGGCCGTCGCGGTGAATACGCAGCGGTGGAACAGGCTCGACTCGTCCGGCACACCGCAGCCCCATCCCATCGACGACGCGCTCACGGCGCTGTACCTCGCGGGACTGTGA
- a CDS encoding TetR/AcrR family transcriptional regulator has product MAGRKRWSTDEILDAAAELLRTGDADTFSVRKLAATLGTDSSSLYRHFRNKTELLRAVADRILLAAMDGHRPEGDWKQRLMSLALRLREAFGQQPQLATVWGRYASSGTGSRLVMEEVLQALRASGLSDERIPARYHRVAVLIAALIAAEAGAGTVTPAEHEQGTELFRVAVLGADPERFPALAHFAREVRPLGEDRRAAFEDILGAQLTAIEAEIEAGTEAGSHAGGGAS; this is encoded by the coding sequence ATGGCAGGCCGAAAGCGATGGTCGACCGACGAGATCCTGGACGCGGCGGCGGAACTGCTGCGCACGGGCGACGCGGACACGTTCAGCGTGCGCAAGCTGGCCGCGACGCTCGGAACGGACTCCTCCAGCCTCTACCGGCACTTCCGCAACAAGACCGAACTGCTGCGCGCCGTCGCAGACCGGATCCTGTTGGCCGCGATGGACGGCCACCGCCCCGAGGGCGACTGGAAGCAGCGCCTCATGTCCCTGGCCCTGCGGCTGCGCGAGGCGTTCGGACAGCAGCCCCAACTCGCCACGGTCTGGGGCCGCTACGCGTCCAGCGGCACCGGCTCACGGCTCGTCATGGAGGAGGTGCTCCAGGCCCTGCGCGCCTCGGGCCTGTCCGACGAGCGGATCCCGGCGCGCTACCACCGCGTCGCCGTCCTCATCGCCGCGTTGATCGCCGCCGAGGCAGGCGCGGGCACGGTGACCCCCGCGGAACACGAACAGGGCACGGAACTGTTCCGGGTGGCGGTCCTCGGCGCCGACCCCGAGCGCTTCCCGGCCCTCGCCCACTTCGCCCGCGAGGTCCGCCCCCTCGGAGAGGACCGCCGCGCCGCCTTCGAGGACATCCTCGGCGCCCAACTCACCGCGATCGAGGCGGAGATCGAGGCCGGGACCGAGGCCGGCTCCCATGCCGGGGGCGGCGCGAGCTAG
- a CDS encoding helix-turn-helix domain-containing protein: MLDVLGMDATAEVVYREMLAHPDDGVADLTRRLQLDRQAVRTALDTLGELALVWHSPEDPQSFHVVDPHLAAEMLLARQRAELAAQQQRLQEAQAAAVQLKAEFTQESGRDEMHRLTGVDCVRDYLAALYDKVESELLTFAPGGAQTEANLRSSRPLAENLLERGVQMRTVYVDSVRNDSATVTHAEWLTARGGRIRTVPSLPNRMILCDRKIAIVAVDSDDTSAGAVVLHTPGVVSSLCALFESVWQSAQPIGATAQPCDEQQLSLQQMEVLRLLSLGHTDDYVAARLGVSARTARRIATKLMEYLGARSRFQTGVHAAARGLIRP; encoded by the coding sequence ATGCTCGACGTTCTGGGAATGGACGCCACAGCAGAGGTGGTCTACCGCGAGATGCTGGCACACCCGGATGACGGTGTGGCCGATCTGACGCGCCGTCTCCAACTGGACAGGCAGGCGGTAAGGACAGCACTCGACACCCTCGGCGAGCTGGCTCTGGTGTGGCATTCCCCCGAGGATCCCCAGAGCTTCCATGTGGTCGACCCGCATCTGGCCGCCGAGATGCTGCTGGCCAGGCAGCGCGCCGAACTCGCCGCACAGCAGCAGCGTCTCCAGGAGGCCCAGGCCGCCGCCGTACAGCTCAAAGCGGAGTTCACCCAGGAGAGCGGCAGAGACGAGATGCACCGCCTGACCGGGGTGGACTGCGTCCGCGACTACCTCGCGGCGCTCTACGACAAGGTGGAGAGCGAGCTGCTGACCTTCGCTCCGGGCGGAGCCCAGACAGAGGCCAATCTGCGCAGTTCACGACCTCTCGCGGAGAACCTGCTGGAGCGCGGCGTGCAGATGCGCACCGTGTACGTCGACAGCGTCCGCAACGACTCCGCGACGGTGACGCACGCGGAGTGGCTGACCGCGCGCGGCGGCCGCATACGGACCGTCCCCTCGTTACCGAACCGCATGATCCTCTGCGACAGGAAGATCGCCATCGTCGCCGTGGACTCCGATGACACCTCCGCCGGCGCGGTGGTCCTGCACACGCCAGGAGTGGTCTCGTCGCTGTGCGCCCTGTTCGAGAGCGTCTGGCAGTCCGCCCAGCCGATCGGCGCGACCGCTCAACCCTGCGACGAGCAGCAACTGAGCCTGCAACAGATGGAAGTCCTACGGCTGTTGTCGCTGGGGCACACCGACGACTACGTCGCGGCACGGTTGGGTGTGTCCGCTCGAACGGCACGCCGCATCGCCACGAAACTCATGGAGTACCTCGGCGCGCGAAGCCGCTTCCAGACGGGCGTGCACGCTGCCGCGAGGGGCCTCATACGGCCCTGA
- a CDS encoding type III PLP-dependent enzyme, with the protein MTSKSDIQGNTMSALAEEFGTPLFLYDADILADTYHGLRDLLPDTADIFYSLKANPNVSVCALLNSFGAGAEVSSYVELVTALRAGVASEDIIFLGPGKDERELTACVEAGIHAIVCESLDELDQLDALLATAGRDGFPVLLRVNPAFGSKGSGLAMGGKPRQFGIDEAELRDAKHRVAALRNIRVQGVHAYMGTRFLHHEDVVHNTRQILATAEDLAGHLGFPLETVDFGGGLGVAYFDNEEDLDLDALGTGLAEVLAPFSARNPHCRMIMELGRFLTATAGTYIVRARYVKNSMGESFVVADGGTNHHMAAVGVGSFVKRNFPIRHLENRAAGETRRYSVTGPLCTPNDVLAKKVRLPEVRPGDLLAVERSGAYGPTASPGLFLSHGFPAEVLVHDGRAHLIRERDTTEDLLAKQHLVDFRTPST; encoded by the coding sequence ATGACCTCGAAGAGTGACATCCAGGGAAACACGATGTCGGCGCTCGCCGAGGAGTTCGGCACCCCGCTGTTCCTCTACGACGCGGATATCCTCGCCGACACGTACCACGGCCTGCGCGACCTGCTTCCCGACACCGCCGATATCTTCTACTCGCTCAAGGCCAACCCGAACGTCAGCGTCTGCGCGCTGCTGAACTCCTTCGGCGCCGGCGCCGAAGTCTCCTCCTACGTCGAACTGGTCACCGCCCTGCGAGCGGGCGTCGCCTCCGAGGACATCATCTTCCTCGGGCCCGGCAAGGACGAACGAGAGCTCACCGCGTGCGTCGAGGCCGGCATCCACGCCATCGTCTGCGAGTCACTGGACGAACTCGACCAGCTCGACGCGCTGTTGGCGACGGCCGGCCGGGACGGGTTCCCGGTGCTGCTCAGGGTCAACCCCGCCTTCGGCAGCAAGGGATCAGGGCTGGCCATGGGCGGCAAGCCCCGACAGTTCGGCATCGACGAAGCCGAACTGCGCGACGCCAAGCACCGCGTCGCGGCCCTGCGCAACATCCGCGTCCAGGGCGTGCACGCCTACATGGGGACACGGTTCCTCCACCACGAGGACGTCGTCCACAACACCCGCCAGATCCTCGCCACCGCGGAAGACCTCGCCGGACACCTCGGCTTCCCCCTGGAGACCGTGGACTTCGGCGGCGGCCTCGGCGTCGCCTACTTCGACAACGAAGAGGACCTCGACCTCGACGCGCTGGGCACCGGACTCGCGGAAGTCCTCGCCCCGTTCTCCGCACGCAACCCCCACTGCCGGATGATCATGGAGCTGGGCCGGTTCCTCACCGCCACCGCCGGCACGTACATCGTCCGGGCCCGCTACGTGAAGAACTCCATGGGGGAGAGCTTCGTGGTCGCCGACGGCGGCACGAACCACCACATGGCGGCCGTCGGCGTCGGCAGCTTCGTCAAGCGCAACTTCCCGATCCGCCACCTGGAGAATCGCGCCGCGGGCGAGACGCGCCGCTACAGCGTGACCGGACCTCTGTGCACACCCAACGACGTCCTCGCCAAGAAGGTCCGACTGCCGGAAGTGCGGCCGGGGGACCTGCTGGCGGTGGAACGGTCCGGGGCCTACGGGCCGACCGCCTCACCCGGTCTCTTCCTCAGCCACGGCTTCCCCGCCGAGGTGCTGGTGCACGACGGGCGGGCCCATCTGATCCGGGAACGCGACACTACGGAAGACCTGCTGGCCAAGCAGCACCTCGTCGACTTCCGCACACCGTCCACGTGA